A genomic segment from Sphingomonas astaxanthinifaciens DSM 22298 encodes:
- a CDS encoding NADP-dependent isocitrate dehydrogenase, protein MTKIKVKNPVVEIDGDEMTRIIWQWIRERLILPYLDIDLRYYDLGIENRDATEDQVTIDAAKAIKEHGVGVKCATITPDEQRVEEFGLKKMWKSPNGTIRNILGGVVFREPIVIANVPRIIPGWTDPIVIGRHAFGDQYKATDFRVPGPGKLTIKFEGEDGQVIEHEVFEFESAGVAMGMYNVDESIRDFARASMNYGLQRGWPVYLSTKNTILKAYDGRFKDIFQEVFDSEFKDKFAEAGIEYQHRLIDDMVASALKWSGKFVWACKNYDGDVQSDQVAQGFGSLGLMTSVLLTPDGQTVEAEAAHGTVTRHYRMHQQGKATSTNPIASIFAWTGGLKFRGRIDGTPEVIKFAETLERVCVETVESGKMTKDLAILVGPDQAWMTTEQFFEAVVQNLEIAMATA, encoded by the coding sequence ATGACCAAGATCAAGGTGAAGAACCCGGTCGTCGAGATCGACGGCGACGAGATGACCCGCATCATCTGGCAGTGGATCCGTGAGCGGCTGATCCTGCCCTATCTCGACATCGACCTGCGCTACTACGACCTCGGCATCGAGAATCGCGACGCGACCGAGGACCAGGTCACGATCGACGCCGCCAAGGCGATCAAGGAGCATGGCGTCGGCGTCAAATGCGCCACCATCACCCCCGACGAGCAGCGGGTCGAGGAATTCGGCCTCAAGAAGATGTGGAAGAGCCCGAACGGCACCATCCGCAACATCCTCGGCGGAGTCGTCTTCCGCGAGCCGATCGTCATCGCCAACGTCCCCCGGATCATCCCCGGCTGGACCGACCCGATCGTCATCGGCCGCCATGCGTTCGGCGACCAGTACAAGGCGACCGACTTCCGCGTGCCGGGCCCGGGCAAGCTCACCATCAAGTTCGAGGGCGAGGACGGCCAGGTGATCGAGCACGAGGTGTTCGAGTTCGAGAGCGCCGGCGTCGCCATGGGCATGTACAATGTCGACGAGAGCATCCGCGACTTCGCGCGCGCCTCGATGAACTATGGCCTGCAGCGCGGCTGGCCGGTCTACCTCAGCACCAAGAACACCATCCTCAAGGCCTATGACGGCCGCTTCAAGGACATCTTCCAGGAGGTGTTCGACAGCGAATTCAAGGACAAGTTCGCCGAAGCTGGGATCGAATATCAGCATCGCCTGATCGACGACATGGTTGCCTCCGCGCTCAAGTGGAGCGGCAAGTTCGTCTGGGCCTGCAAGAATTACGACGGCGACGTCCAGTCGGACCAGGTCGCGCAGGGCTTCGGTTCCTTGGGCCTGATGACCAGCGTCCTCCTCACCCCCGATGGCCAGACCGTCGAGGCCGAGGCCGCGCACGGCACCGTTACCCGCCACTATCGCATGCACCAGCAGGGCAAGGCGACCTCGACCAACCCGATCGCCTCGATCTTCGCCTGGACCGGCGGCCTCAAGTTCCGCGGCCGGATCGACGGTACGCCCGAGGTGATCAAGTTCGCCGAGACCCTTGAGCGCGTCTGCGTCGAGACGGTCGAATCGGGCAAGATGACCAAGGACCTCGCGATCCTGGTCGGCCCCGACCAGGCCTGGATGACCACCGAGCAGTTCTTCGAAGCGGTCGTCCAGAACCTCGAAATCGCGATGGCCACGGCCTGA
- a CDS encoding phosphatidylserine decarboxylase, translating to MAHIDNPDSQLTAVKWRFPSVHPEGRKYVVIAGGITLLTYLAVSHFLGWLLVGVTIWVAAFFRDPVRTTPTDPNLVVSPADGLVTMIARVPAPPQLRAELGEGEFTRVSIFMSVFDVHINRTPITGTIRRIAYIPGKFLNADLDKASEDNERQHFLVEGDNGVRIAFTQIAGLVARRILSFVREGQRVTAGERIGLIRFGSRVDVFLPAGTGSRLLLGQRAIAGETIIAELGTDPMMTGTSQ from the coding sequence ATGGCGCATATCGACAATCCCGACAGCCAGCTGACCGCGGTCAAGTGGCGTTTCCCCTCGGTCCACCCCGAAGGCCGCAAATATGTGGTGATCGCGGGCGGGATCACGCTTCTCACCTATCTGGCGGTGAGCCACTTCCTCGGCTGGCTGCTGGTCGGCGTGACCATCTGGGTCGCGGCCTTCTTCCGCGACCCCGTGCGGACCACGCCCACCGACCCCAATCTGGTGGTGTCGCCCGCCGACGGGCTGGTGACGATGATCGCCCGCGTTCCCGCGCCGCCGCAGCTGCGGGCGGAACTGGGCGAGGGCGAATTCACCCGCGTCTCGATCTTCATGAGCGTGTTCGACGTCCACATCAACCGGACCCCGATCACCGGCACGATCCGCCGGATCGCCTATATCCCGGGCAAGTTCCTCAACGCCGACCTCGACAAGGCGAGCGAGGACAATGAGCGGCAGCACTTCCTGGTCGAGGGCGACAATGGCGTCAGAATCGCCTTCACCCAGATCGCCGGCCTCGTCGCGCGGCGAATCCTGAGCTTCGTTCGCGAGGGCCAAAGGGTCACCGCGGGCGAACGGATCGGCCTCATCCGCTTCGGCAGCCGGGTCGACGTCTTCCTTCCCGCCGGCACCGGTTCACGGCTGCTGCTCGGCCAGCGCGCGATCGCGGGCGAGACGATCATCGCCGAGCTCGGGACCGATCCCATGATGACCGGGACCAGCCAGTGA
- a CDS encoding CDP-alcohol phosphatidyltransferase family protein, whose protein sequence is MREREGRGLPLRAFIPNAVTVLALCAGLTAIRYAFAQDWEKAMIAIVVAGVLDGMDGNIARMLKANSKFGAELDSLCDNIGFGTAPALILFQFSLASAPNFGWTVALALAVSCALRLARFNTRIDAEVQPHKSAGFNTGVPAPVGAGLAFAPVYLWLITGNELFRDWQLVMPWTLFVAILMISAIPTFSWTSFRIRKSWRVVALAGVALLAAALINEPWITLLVVSFAYLASVPFSLASYARVKRRRAAEAAPRPAG, encoded by the coding sequence GTGAGGGAGCGCGAGGGCCGGGGTCTTCCGCTTCGGGCCTTCATTCCCAATGCGGTGACGGTGCTGGCGCTGTGCGCGGGACTCACCGCGATCCGCTACGCCTTCGCCCAGGACTGGGAAAAGGCGATGATCGCGATCGTCGTCGCGGGCGTGCTCGACGGCATGGACGGCAATATCGCGCGGATGCTCAAGGCCAACAGCAAGTTCGGCGCCGAGCTCGATTCGCTGTGCGACAATATCGGCTTCGGCACCGCGCCGGCGCTGATCCTGTTCCAGTTCAGCCTGGCGAGCGCGCCCAATTTCGGCTGGACCGTGGCGCTGGCGCTGGCGGTGAGCTGCGCGCTTCGCCTCGCCCGCTTCAACACCCGGATCGACGCCGAGGTGCAGCCGCACAAGTCGGCGGGCTTCAATACCGGCGTTCCCGCGCCGGTCGGGGCGGGGCTCGCCTTCGCGCCGGTCTATCTGTGGCTGATCACGGGGAACGAGCTGTTCCGCGACTGGCAGCTGGTGATGCCCTGGACCCTGTTCGTCGCGATCCTGATGATCTCGGCGATCCCGACCTTCAGCTGGACCAGCTTCCGGATCCGCAAGAGCTGGCGGGTGGTCGCGCTGGCCGGGGTCGCGCTGCTCGCGGCGGCGCTGATCAACGAGCCGTGGATCACCCTGCTCGTCGTCTCCTTCGCCTATCTGGCGAGCGTTCCCTTCAGCCTGGCGAGCTACGCCCGGGTCAAGCGGCGGCGCGCAGCCGAGGCTGCACCGCGACCGGCCGGCTGA
- the hisIE gene encoding bifunctional phosphoribosyl-AMP cyclohydrolase/phosphoribosyl-ATP diphosphatase HisIE produces MTLSIDSLAWDKMDGLLPAIVQDPATGQVLMLGYMDRAALAATLDSGLVTFFSRSKNRLWRKGETSGNVLKLVAVRADCDSDALLVSAQPQGPTCHTGTDSCFGTEPEGAGWLAALERIVATRAAASPQDSYTARLLADGPAKAAQKVGEEGVEVALAAVSRDPEGLTEEAADLLFHLLVTLRSRDVPLASVIERLALRHKSMRTGEEQSA; encoded by the coding sequence ATGACCCTTTCGATCGACAGCCTCGCCTGGGACAAGATGGACGGCCTCCTCCCCGCGATCGTCCAGGACCCCGCCACCGGCCAGGTACTCATGCTCGGCTACATGGACCGCGCCGCGCTCGCCGCCACGCTCGACAGCGGGCTGGTGACCTTCTTCAGCCGCTCGAAGAACCGGCTGTGGCGCAAGGGTGAGACCAGCGGCAACGTCCTGAAGCTCGTCGCCGTCCGCGCCGACTGCGATTCGGACGCGCTCCTCGTCAGCGCCCAGCCGCAGGGCCCGACCTGCCACACGGGCACCGACAGCTGTTTTGGGACCGAGCCCGAGGGCGCGGGCTGGCTGGCAGCGCTGGAACGGATCGTCGCCACCCGCGCCGCCGCCTCACCGCAAGACAGCTACACCGCCCGCCTGCTGGCCGACGGCCCGGCCAAGGCCGCGCAGAAGGTCGGCGAGGAAGGGGTCGAGGTCGCGCTCGCCGCGGTCAGCCGCGATCCGGAGGGCCTCACCGAGGAAGCCGCCGACCTCCTGTTTCACCTGCTGGTGACGCTGCGATCACGCGATGTTCCGCTCGCCTCGGTGATCGAACGGCTCGCGCTGCGGCATAAGTCCATGAGAACGGGAGAAGAACAAAGCGCTTGA
- the hisF gene encoding imidazole glycerol phosphate synthase subunit HisF — protein sequence MPAARIIPCLDVAEGRVVKGVQFRDHRDVGDIVENALRYSAEGADELVFYEIRASAEGRSLDLGWVRDIAEVIDIPFCVAGGIRDRATAAAVLEAGADKVSINSPALESPDLITALARDFGSQCVVVGIDSLGQADGRYRVKQYTGSPEATCDSGRETVAWAREAVDRGAGEIVLNAMAKDGVRHGYDLAHAADVMAAVDVPVIVSGGAGKPEHFRDAFRAGASGALAATVFHDRLIGIPELKQWLAGEGIEVRR from the coding sequence ATGCCAGCCGCTAGGATCATCCCCTGCCTCGACGTCGCCGAGGGCCGCGTGGTCAAGGGCGTCCAGTTCCGCGATCACCGCGATGTCGGCGACATCGTCGAGAATGCGCTGCGCTATTCGGCCGAGGGCGCCGACGAACTGGTCTTCTACGAGATCCGGGCCAGCGCCGAGGGCCGCAGCCTCGACCTCGGCTGGGTCCGCGACATCGCCGAGGTCATCGACATCCCCTTCTGCGTCGCCGGCGGGATCCGCGACCGCGCCACCGCCGCCGCGGTGCTCGAGGCGGGTGCCGACAAGGTCTCGATCAATTCTCCCGCGCTCGAAAGCCCCGACCTCATCACCGCGCTCGCCCGCGACTTCGGCAGCCAGTGCGTGGTGGTCGGCATCGACAGCCTCGGCCAGGCCGACGGCCGCTACCGGGTCAAGCAATATACCGGCTCGCCCGAAGCCACTTGCGACAGCGGCCGCGAGACGGTCGCCTGGGCGCGCGAGGCGGTCGACCGCGGCGCCGGTGAGATCGTCCTCAACGCCATGGCGAAGGACGGGGTGCGCCACGGCTATGACCTTGCCCATGCGGCTGACGTCATGGCGGCGGTCGACGTGCCGGTGATCGTCAGCGGCGGCGCCGGCAAGCCCGAGCATTTCCGCGACGCCTTTCGGGCCGGCGCGAGCGGGGCGCTGGCGGCGACGGTCTTCCACGACCGCCTGATCGGCATCCCCGAGCTCAAGCAATGGCTGGCAGGCGAAGGAATCGAGGTGCGGCGATGA
- a CDS encoding HisA/HisF-related TIM barrel protein: protein MILYPAMDLIDGRIVRLRQGRFDEITFYDPAPAEALASFATDGATWAHVVDLDGAREGRPIQHALLADLAGNSTLKLQVAGGVRSETHVATLLEAGAARVVVGSLAVRDPEATAALLDRFGPERITLSLDVRVVDGQPLVATHGWQEDSGQSLWDIAALYPAARHLLLTDIGRDGMLEGPNHPLLAEAVKRLPHLAIQASGGVTSLGDLRLLTTDGAILGRAMWEGRLPLAEALDASR, encoded by the coding sequence ATGATCCTTTATCCCGCCATGGACCTCATCGACGGGCGCATCGTCCGACTCCGTCAGGGCCGCTTCGACGAGATCACCTTCTATGATCCCGCGCCCGCGGAGGCCCTCGCCAGCTTCGCCACCGACGGCGCGACCTGGGCGCATGTCGTCGATCTCGACGGCGCCCGTGAAGGCCGTCCCATCCAGCACGCCTTGCTGGCTGACCTGGCGGGCAATTCGACCCTCAAGCTCCAGGTCGCGGGCGGTGTCCGCTCGGAGACCCATGTCGCGACCCTCCTCGAGGCGGGGGCCGCCCGGGTGGTGGTCGGCAGCCTTGCGGTTCGCGATCCCGAGGCCACCGCCGCCTTGCTCGACCGCTTCGGGCCCGAGCGGATCACCCTCAGCCTCGATGTGCGCGTGGTCGACGGCCAGCCCCTCGTCGCCACCCATGGCTGGCAGGAGGACAGCGGGCAGAGCCTGTGGGACATCGCCGCGCTTTATCCGGCCGCGCGCCACCTTCTCCTGACCGACATCGGCCGCGACGGCATGCTCGAGGGACCCAACCACCCCCTGCTCGCCGAAGCCGTGAAGCGACTGCCCCATCTGGCGATCCAGGCGAGCGGCGGGGTCACCTCGCTCGGCGATCTCCGGCTCCTCACCACCGACGGCGCGATCCTCGGTCGCGCCATGTGGGAGGGGCGGCTGCCCCTCGCGGAGGCGCTCGATGCCAGCCGCTAG
- the hisH gene encoding imidazole glycerol phosphate synthase subunit HisH — protein MSARVTLVDIGYGNINSVEIALRRLGAEVVRSRDAGEIWSSERLVLPGVGAAGYAMERIEALGLAPVLKTFAGPALGICLGMHLLFEDSEEGDVATLSIIPGAVRRLVPSPGITVPHMGWSRLEVDDESIGLSNGDYVYFAHGYAADDGPATIARAVHGRTIPAVVRHDNWTASQFHPERSGPAGARFLKAWLSS, from the coding sequence GTGAGCGCCCGGGTCACCCTCGTCGACATCGGCTATGGCAACATCAACTCGGTCGAGATCGCGCTTCGCCGCTTGGGCGCGGAGGTGGTGCGGAGCCGCGACGCGGGCGAGATCTGGTCGTCCGAGCGGCTGGTCCTCCCCGGGGTCGGCGCGGCCGGCTATGCGATGGAGCGGATCGAGGCACTCGGCCTCGCCCCGGTGCTCAAGACCTTCGCCGGTCCCGCGCTCGGCATCTGCCTTGGCATGCACTTGCTGTTCGAGGACAGCGAGGAAGGCGATGTCGCGACGCTCTCCATCATCCCCGGCGCGGTCCGCCGGCTGGTCCCCTCGCCCGGCATCACCGTCCCCCACATGGGCTGGAGCCGGCTTGAGGTCGATGATGAAAGCATCGGCCTAAGCAACGGCGATTACGTCTATTTCGCGCACGGCTATGCCGCCGACGACGGGCCTGCGACGATCGCCCGCGCGGTCCACGGCCGGACCATCCCGGCGGTGGTCCGCCACGACAATTGGACAGCATCGCAATTCCACCCCGAACGCTCCGGCCCCGCCGGCGCCCGCTTCCTCAAGGCCTGGCTTTCTTCATGA
- the hisB gene encoding imidazoleglycerol-phosphate dehydratase HisB produces the protein MTGLAQRLARPAILALPAFDLGDRAADPDAILLDANESPFGPLSGGSVAAGVNRYPEPRPARLGAAMASLYGVAPDQFLVTRGGDDAIDLLCRTFLDGPGDKAAVCVPSFSAYAHFARLQGAGVVEIPLDANFDLDPEAVIAAVRADPAIRLLFLCTPNNPTGNAVDPGHVLRIVDALPHVMILADEAYLEFGDTASLAAQAVARDNLLVLKTLSKAFALAGARVGGLIGPTETLGILGRALPPYPLPTLSVNAALEALQPARRALHRQRIAQLLAERARVAPLIATSPHVERVYPSAGNFLFLETRDTEALARRLAADGIKVRYRPQAAPGGVRLTIGTREENNAALAAFGVAVAAAPRRTAEIARDTKETRIALSLDLDRAEPRHIDTGIPYYDHMLDQVAAHGGFSLTLACEGDLEIDPHHTIEDVAIALGTGLRKALGDKRGIGRFGFALPMDETQAQVLIDLSGRPFSKFEGEFAATHVGDYPTEMTPHVFRSLADSLSAAIHVRVAGENDHHKVEACFKAFGRALRQALQIEGKSDALPSTKGML, from the coding sequence GTGACCGGCCTCGCCCAGCGCCTTGCCCGGCCCGCGATCCTCGCGCTGCCCGCCTTCGACCTTGGCGACCGCGCGGCCGATCCCGACGCCATCCTCCTCGACGCCAACGAAAGCCCGTTCGGCCCCCTGTCGGGCGGAAGCGTCGCGGCCGGGGTCAACCGCTATCCCGAACCGCGCCCCGCGCGCCTCGGTGCCGCCATGGCGTCACTCTACGGGGTCGCGCCCGACCAGTTCCTCGTCACTCGCGGCGGCGACGATGCGATCGACCTCCTCTGCCGGACCTTCCTCGACGGCCCCGGGGACAAGGCCGCGGTGTGCGTGCCGAGCTTCTCGGCCTATGCGCATTTCGCGCGGCTCCAAGGGGCCGGCGTGGTCGAGATCCCGCTCGACGCCAATTTCGACCTCGACCCGGAGGCGGTCATCGCCGCAGTCAGGGCCGATCCCGCGATCCGGCTCCTGTTCCTCTGCACGCCCAACAATCCGACCGGCAATGCGGTCGATCCGGGGCATGTCCTTCGCATCGTCGACGCGCTTCCGCACGTCATGATCCTCGCCGACGAGGCCTATCTCGAGTTCGGCGACACGGCCTCGCTCGCAGCGCAAGCCGTCGCCCGCGACAATCTCCTCGTCCTCAAGACCCTGTCCAAGGCCTTTGCGCTGGCCGGGGCGCGGGTCGGCGGGCTGATCGGGCCGACGGAGACGCTCGGCATCCTCGGCCGCGCTTTGCCCCCCTATCCGCTCCCGACCCTGTCGGTGAACGCGGCACTGGAAGCGCTCCAGCCCGCCCGCCGCGCCCTTCACCGGCAGCGCATCGCGCAGCTCCTCGCCGAGCGCGCGCGCGTCGCCCCGCTGATCGCAACCTCGCCCCACGTGGAGCGCGTCTATCCGAGCGCGGGCAATTTCCTGTTCCTCGAGACGCGCGACACTGAGGCGCTCGCCCGCCGCCTCGCCGCCGACGGGATCAAGGTCCGCTACCGTCCCCAGGCCGCGCCGGGCGGGGTTCGCCTCACCATCGGCACGCGCGAAGAGAATAACGCCGCGCTGGCCGCCTTCGGGGTGGCGGTCGCCGCCGCGCCGCGCCGCACCGCCGAAATCGCCCGCGACACGAAGGAGACGCGGATCGCCCTCAGCCTCGACCTCGACCGCGCCGAGCCACGCCACATCGACACCGGCATCCCTTATTACGACCACATGCTCGACCAGGTGGCGGCGCATGGCGGGTTCAGCCTGACGCTCGCCTGCGAGGGCGATCTCGAGATCGACCCCCACCACACGATCGAGGATGTCGCGATCGCGCTTGGGACGGGCCTCCGAAAGGCGCTCGGGGACAAGCGGGGGATCGGCCGCTTCGGCTTCGCGCTGCCGATGGACGAGACGCAAGCGCAGGTGCTGATCGACCTGTCGGGACGGCCCTTCTCGAAGTTCGAGGGCGAGTTCGCCGCGACCCATGTCGGCGACTATCCGACCGAGATGACGCCCCACGTCTTCCGCAGCCTCGCCGACAGCCTGTCCGCCGCGATCCACGTCCGGGTGGCGGGCGAGAACGACCACCACAAGGTCGAGGCCTGCTTCAAGGCCTTTGGCAGGGCCCTGCGCCAGGCGCTTCAAATCGAAGGCAAATCCGACGCGCTGCCGAGCACCAAGGGGATGCTGTGA
- the hisD gene encoding histidinol dehydrogenase, whose product MKQLTWSSLSAADRQAALARPPARRSPELVAGVGNIVEEVRAGGWDALVRLSTRIDGAAPSRVAVAPLAAAARTGLPPETVAAMELAAANVARFHAASLPADTRVETMPGLMVEKVWRPLDRVGLYVPGGATPLFSTLLMLALPARAAGVEEIVVVTPPSPGGLAPALALAADLCGITHVWTVGGAQAIAALAFGAGEIPACPKICGPGNAWVAEAKSLVSALPGGPAIDMPAGPSELMVIADSSADPATVAADLLSQAEHDASAQVLLVSDDAAMAETVAAEVERQVATLPRAELARASLAHGRVILAEDLAQAAAIANAYAPEHLCLAVADPAALLPLLRNAGAIFAGHAAAESFGDYLAGSSHVLPTDGAARAWSGITTVSFMKAISIQHVSAEAGRALAAPAAALARLEALEAHARAADARAAR is encoded by the coding sequence GTGAAGCAGCTTACCTGGTCTTCGCTCAGCGCCGCCGACCGGCAGGCCGCCCTCGCCCGCCCGCCCGCGCGCCGCTCGCCCGAGCTGGTCGCCGGCGTGGGCAACATCGTCGAGGAAGTCCGCGCCGGCGGTTGGGACGCGCTGGTCCGCCTCTCTACCCGCATCGACGGGGCCGCGCCGAGCCGCGTCGCGGTCGCCCCACTCGCCGCCGCCGCCCGCACCGGCCTGCCGCCCGAGACGGTCGCGGCGATGGAGCTTGCCGCCGCCAATGTCGCGCGTTTCCACGCGGCCAGCCTTCCTGCCGACACGCGGGTCGAGACCATGCCCGGCCTCATGGTCGAGAAGGTGTGGCGGCCGCTCGACCGGGTCGGCCTCTATGTGCCGGGCGGCGCGACCCCGCTCTTCTCGACGCTGCTGATGTTGGCGCTCCCGGCGCGCGCGGCGGGGGTCGAGGAGATCGTGGTCGTCACCCCGCCGAGCCCCGGCGGCCTCGCCCCAGCCCTCGCGCTTGCCGCCGACTTGTGCGGAATCACCCATGTCTGGACCGTCGGCGGCGCGCAGGCCATTGCCGCGCTCGCCTTCGGCGCGGGCGAGATTCCCGCCTGCCCCAAGATCTGCGGACCGGGCAACGCCTGGGTGGCCGAGGCCAAGAGCCTCGTCAGCGCCCTTCCCGGCGGCCCCGCGATCGACATGCCCGCGGGCCCGTCCGAGCTGATGGTCATCGCCGATTCCTCCGCCGACCCCGCCACGGTCGCCGCCGACCTCCTCAGCCAGGCCGAGCATGATGCCTCGGCGCAGGTCCTGCTGGTGAGCGACGACGCCGCCATGGCCGAGACCGTCGCGGCCGAGGTGGAGCGCCAGGTCGCGACCCTCCCCCGCGCCGAGCTAGCTCGTGCCTCGCTGGCCCACGGCCGGGTGATCCTGGCCGAGGATCTCGCGCAGGCCGCGGCCATCGCCAATGCCTATGCGCCCGAGCACCTCTGCCTCGCGGTCGCCGATCCCGCAGCCCTGCTCCCCCTCCTCCGCAATGCTGGGGCGATCTTCGCCGGGCATGCGGCGGCCGAAAGCTTCGGCGACTATCTCGCGGGCTCGAGCCATGTCCTCCCGACCGACGGCGCGGCGCGCGCCTGGAGCGGGATCACGACGGTCAGTTTCATGAAGGCGATCAGCATCCAGCACGTTTCTGCAGAGGCGGGCCGCGCGCTCGCCGCGCCCGCCGCCGCGCTCGCCCGGCTGGAGGCGCTCGAAGCCCATGCCCGTGCCGCCGATGCGAGGGCCGCCCGGTGA
- the hisG gene encoding ATP phosphoribosyltransferase: MLVDADRLHIAIQKNGRLSDTSRELLKDAGLRLQNGRNALTARVENFPADIMFVRDDDIPTFVADGVCEFGIVGGNVLEEFRLSSGEPAVEVVAPLGTARCSLKLAAPEASAWEGPQSLEGQRIATSYPRIVARWLEEQGVTATVVKMNGAVELAPRLRIAPFICDLVSTGATLEANGLKAVADVYDSEAVLIRTTRPISDAARAQGEALLSRIQGVLTTKDAKYILLNASSEALPAITRILPGAEAPTIIPLHGRPGHFAVHAVCQESVFWETLEQLKGAGASAILVLPIEKMMM, encoded by the coding sequence ATGCTCGTTGATGCCGACCGCCTGCACATCGCGATCCAGAAGAACGGGCGCCTCAGCGACACCAGCCGCGAGCTGCTCAAGGATGCGGGCCTGCGCCTGCAGAACGGCCGCAATGCGCTGACCGCCCGGGTCGAGAATTTCCCCGCCGACATTATGTTCGTGCGTGACGACGACATCCCCACCTTCGTCGCCGACGGCGTGTGCGAATTCGGGATCGTCGGCGGCAATGTGCTCGAGGAATTCCGCCTGTCCTCGGGCGAGCCGGCCGTGGAGGTCGTCGCCCCGCTCGGCACCGCGCGCTGCTCGCTCAAGCTCGCCGCGCCCGAGGCCAGCGCGTGGGAGGGCCCGCAAAGCCTCGAAGGCCAGCGCATCGCGACGTCCTATCCGCGCATCGTCGCCCGCTGGCTCGAGGAACAGGGCGTGACCGCGACCGTGGTCAAGATGAACGGTGCGGTCGAGCTTGCCCCGCGCCTCCGGATCGCGCCCTTCATCTGCGACCTCGTCTCGACCGGGGCGACGCTCGAGGCCAATGGCCTGAAAGCGGTCGCCGACGTCTATGACAGCGAGGCGGTGCTGATCCGCACCACCCGGCCCATCTCCGACGCGGCCCGGGCACAGGGCGAGGCGCTGCTCAGCCGGATCCAGGGCGTGCTCACCACCAAGGACGCCAAATATATCCTCCTCAACGCCTCCTCCGAGGCGCTGCCCGCGATCACCCGGATCCTCCCCGGGGCCGAGGCGCCGACCATCATCCCGCTGCACGGCCGGCCGGGTCATTTCGCGGTCCACGCCGTCTGCCAGGAATCGGTGTTCTGGGAGACGCTCGAACAATTGAAGGGCGCAGGTGCCTCGGCGATCCTCGTCCTGCCGATCGAAAAGATGATGATGTGA
- a CDS encoding YerC/YecD family TrpR-related protein codes for MEQAITPPAPTRDGDALTEDLCRALLTPGNAEEMARLLSDLCTPQEIRTLAERWHVARLLDGTDLSYRDIHDATGVSTTTIVRVARFLRQEKNLGYRAAIDRLEEPNDAR; via the coding sequence ATGGAACAAGCAATCACCCCTCCCGCCCCCACCCGCGACGGCGACGCGCTCACCGAGGACCTTTGCCGCGCGCTGCTGACGCCCGGCAATGCCGAGGAAATGGCGCGGCTGCTGAGCGACCTCTGCACCCCGCAGGAAATCCGGACGCTCGCCGAGCGCTGGCACGTCGCCCGCCTGCTCGACGGCACCGACCTCAGCTATCGCGACATCCATGACGCCACCGGCGTCTCGACCACCACCATCGTCCGCGTCGCCCGCTTCCTCCGCCAGGAGAAGAACCTCGGCTATCGCGCGGCGATCGACCGGCTTGAGGAGCCGAACGATGCTCGTTGA
- a CDS encoding energy transducer TonB translates to MAMGRDKLPGPIQPGGSGKQTVLAVLLAAIVAFAVWGWMQDVDLPDPPPRPAHPVAQEAPPPPPRPAPPPVVVAPVVPGGSPARADLAGVIGTDDYPADAIRREEQGTTAFRLTIDATGRPRQCDVTESSGSATLDQTTCRIFLSRVRATPATDGNGVAVTGTISSRVRWVLPEG, encoded by the coding sequence ATGGCGATGGGACGAGACAAGCTACCGGGCCCGATCCAGCCGGGCGGTTCGGGCAAGCAGACCGTCCTCGCCGTGCTGCTGGCCGCCATTGTCGCTTTCGCCGTCTGGGGCTGGATGCAGGACGTCGACCTGCCCGACCCGCCGCCCCGGCCCGCGCACCCGGTCGCGCAGGAAGCGCCGCCACCTCCGCCGCGGCCAGCGCCGCCCCCGGTGGTGGTCGCCCCCGTCGTCCCCGGGGGAAGCCCGGCGCGCGCCGATCTTGCCGGGGTCATCGGCACCGACGATTATCCCGCCGACGCCATCCGCCGCGAAGAGCAGGGGACCACCGCCTTCCGCCTGACGATCGACGCCACCGGGCGGCCGCGGCAGTGCGACGTCACCGAGAGCAGCGGCTCGGCGACGCTCGACCAGACAACCTGCCGGATCTTCCTGTCGCGGGTCCGCGCCACCCCCGCGACCGACGGCAATGGCGTGGCGGTCACCGGCACCATCAGCTCGCGCGTTCGGTGGGTGCTGCCCGAGGGTTGA